In a genomic window of uncultured Flavobacterium sp.:
- a CDS encoding SusC/RagA family TonB-linked outer membrane protein, with translation MKLKFNGFLVLLLVLVAQLTFAQERVVSGIVSDNTGMPIPGVSVLIKGTKTGTQTDFDGKYSIKASPSQILVFTYIGMKAKEEPATSTTINPKLSGDALELEGVVVVAFGTQKKSEITGAVTKIDAKALENTQASNAIQSLTGKVAGVQIQANSGQPGDAPQVRFRGIGSLSSSNAPLYVVDGIPYNGDINAIATQDIESISFLKDASSNALYGSRGANGVIIVTTKKGKKGQLKVTYETKIGVNSRAVPEYDMITDPGEYYKTVYNRIRNGLIYDGETPAAAGTVASQTLISGAEYSLGYNNYNVADNQVINPATGQLNPNAKLLYHDDWSKALFRDATRTEHFLSLSSSTDNLSSYLSVGYLKDNGYTVNSDFKRATVRANVDYNVNSKIKVGANLNYANSDQNAPISQVGSGTYSNLFSWARNIAPIYTIYQRDAAGNYILNKDGSKSYDFNQSGNRPYGSTLNPYATTLLNTNLNQENKFGARGYISIDFLKNFNFRYNLGYDLMSGYYLNATTGEGGDDGGEIGGRIGTASEDDYTITNQQLLSWKKSFGNHTLDILVGHESSDFTSKMLAGQKSKVMIPGLPVLSNAAKYAYVDGYNDLYKVEGYFSRINYNYKDKYFVNGSFRRDGSSVFAPENRWGNFYGFGAAWSVMKESFFPKSKVITDLRIKGSYGEQGNDNIFYPSSAQIQHRSYFGSSRNYYAYENQYDIVPDAEGNATVLQVFTGNRDIKWEVSKNLNVGFEIELFNRVNLEAEYFERKVSDLIYNKPLAPSTGTNFVSENIGDMVNRGVEINLGVDIIKTEDVDFNIWANGTHYKNEVTSLPSPFTSGNFRFQVGAPAYAYYLREFAGVDKTNGDALWYMDQKDASGQVTKTTTNVYGNATQYLSDKDANPTVYGGFGTVVRYKNFTLQGSFAYQFGGYMYDGVYQGAMYSGGDNIGQNYHKDSEKAWSVDNPNSNIPRIDHISIYQTAASDYFLIKSDYLSLQDVSLSYDFKNSKLTDLGITSTKFSLMGTNLALWSERKGMDPRLNNLGSRSNNGQSLNVYGVMKTISFGLTVNF, from the coding sequence ATGAAACTAAAGTTCAATGGATTCTTAGTACTTCTTTTGGTACTAGTGGCGCAATTAACTTTTGCGCAAGAAAGAGTTGTTTCAGGAATTGTTTCTGATAATACGGGAATGCCTATACCAGGTGTTAGTGTATTAATTAAGGGAACAAAGACAGGAACACAAACAGATTTTGATGGAAAATACTCTATTAAAGCTTCTCCAAGCCAAATTTTGGTCTTTACTTACATTGGAATGAAAGCAAAAGAAGAGCCAGCAACGTCTACAACTATTAACCCTAAACTATCAGGAGACGCACTAGAACTTGAAGGAGTTGTTGTAGTTGCCTTTGGTACTCAGAAAAAATCTGAGATTACTGGAGCAGTTACAAAAATTGATGCAAAAGCATTAGAAAACACTCAGGCTTCAAATGCAATTCAATCTTTAACTGGTAAAGTTGCCGGTGTACAAATTCAAGCAAACTCAGGACAACCAGGTGATGCACCTCAAGTACGTTTTAGAGGTATTGGATCATTATCATCTTCTAATGCACCTTTATACGTTGTTGATGGTATACCTTACAATGGTGACATCAATGCTATTGCAACACAAGATATTGAGTCTATTTCATTTTTGAAAGATGCATCTTCAAATGCACTATACGGTAGTAGAGGAGCAAACGGTGTAATAATCGTTACTACTAAAAAAGGTAAAAAAGGACAACTAAAAGTAACTTACGAAACAAAAATCGGGGTTAACTCAAGAGCGGTTCCTGAATATGATATGATTACAGATCCAGGAGAATACTACAAAACTGTTTACAATAGAATCAGAAATGGTTTAATATATGATGGTGAAACTCCCGCGGCTGCAGGTACTGTAGCATCTCAAACTTTGATTAGCGGAGCAGAATACTCTTTAGGATATAACAACTATAATGTTGCTGACAATCAAGTAATAAATCCAGCAACAGGACAATTAAATCCAAATGCAAAATTATTATACCATGATGATTGGTCTAAAGCATTATTTAGAGATGCTACAAGAACAGAACATTTCTTAAGCTTATCAAGTAGCACTGACAACCTTAGCTCTTATTTATCTGTTGGGTACCTAAAAGATAATGGCTATACAGTTAATTCAGACTTTAAACGTGCTACAGTTAGAGCAAATGTTGATTACAATGTAAACAGCAAAATAAAAGTTGGAGCCAACTTAAACTATGCGAATTCAGATCAAAATGCTCCAATCTCTCAAGTTGGATCTGGAACTTACAGTAACTTATTTAGCTGGGCTAGAAACATAGCTCCTATCTACACTATCTACCAACGAGATGCAGCTGGTAATTACATACTTAATAAAGATGGAAGCAAATCTTACGACTTTAATCAATCTGGAAATCGCCCTTATGGATCTACTTTAAATCCATATGCGACCACTTTATTGAACACAAATTTAAATCAAGAAAATAAATTTGGAGCTAGAGGATATATATCTATTGATTTCTTAAAAAACTTCAATTTCAGATACAACCTTGGATATGACTTAATGTCTGGATATTATCTAAACGCTACAACTGGAGAAGGTGGTGATGACGGTGGAGAAATAGGTGGTAGAATTGGTACTGCTTCAGAAGATGACTACACGATCACCAACCAACAATTATTATCTTGGAAAAAATCATTCGGAAACCACACTTTGGATATCCTTGTTGGTCATGAATCATCTGATTTTACATCAAAAATGTTAGCAGGACAAAAAAGTAAAGTTATGATACCGGGTTTACCAGTATTAAGTAATGCAGCTAAATATGCCTATGTTGATGGTTATAACGACTTATACAAAGTTGAAGGATATTTCTCAAGAATAAATTATAACTACAAAGATAAATACTTTGTAAATGGTAGTTTCAGAAGAGATGGATCATCAGTATTTGCACCTGAAAACAGATGGGGTAATTTCTACGGTTTTGGAGCAGCATGGTCTGTAATGAAAGAATCTTTCTTCCCTAAATCTAAAGTGATTACAGATCTTAGAATTAAAGGAAGCTATGGAGAACAAGGGAATGATAACATTTTCTACCCATCAAGTGCACAAATTCAGCACCGTAGCTACTTTGGTTCTTCAAGAAACTATTATGCATACGAAAATCAATACGATATTGTACCAGATGCTGAAGGGAACGCAACAGTTCTTCAGGTATTCACTGGAAACAGAGATATCAAATGGGAAGTTTCTAAAAACCTGAACGTTGGATTCGAAATCGAATTATTCAATAGAGTAAATCTTGAAGCAGAATATTTCGAAAGAAAAGTAAGTGATTTAATTTATAACAAACCACTTGCTCCTTCAACAGGAACAAACTTTGTTAGTGAAAATATTGGAGACATGGTTAACAGAGGGGTTGAGATCAACCTTGGTGTGGACATCATTAAAACTGAAGATGTTGATTTTAATATCTGGGCGAACGGAACTCATTACAAAAATGAAGTAACGTCATTACCAAGTCCTTTTACATCTGGAAATTTCCGCTTTCAAGTTGGAGCTCCTGCATATGCATACTACTTAAGAGAATTTGCTGGTGTTGACAAAACTAATGGAGATGCATTATGGTATATGGATCAAAAAGATGCTTCTGGACAAGTTACTAAAACAACAACCAATGTTTATGGAAATGCAACACAATACTTAAGCGATAAAGATGCGAATCCAACTGTATATGGAGGATTTGGAACAGTAGTACGTTACAAAAATTTCACATTACAAGGAAGTTTCGCTTATCAATTTGGAGGATATATGTATGATGGAGTTTACCAAGGAGCAATGTATTCTGGAGGTGACAATATTGGACAGAACTACCATAAAGACTCAGAAAAAGCATGGAGTGTAGACAATCCAAATTCTAATATCCCAAGAATTGACCACATTTCAATTTATCAAACTGCTGCTTCTGATTATTTCTTAATAAAATCAGATTATTTAAGCTTACAAGATGTTTCTTTATCTTACGATTTCAAAAACAGTAAACTTACAGATCTTGGAATTACATCTACTAAATTTAGCCTAATGGGGACAAACTTAGCATTATGGTCAGAAAGAAAAGGTATGGATCCAAGATTAAACAATTTAGGTTCTAGATCAAATAATGGTCAGTCTTTGAATGTATATGGAGTAATGAAAACTATCTCATTTGGTTTAACAGTAAATTTTTAA
- a CDS encoding RagB/SusD family nutrient uptake outer membrane protein, which yields MKKLLILSMSLLVLTGCSKDFLDTKPESTITDEQLATSADANQAIIAGVYSALRSFGLSNSASHEDYGHKSILVATDMMSNDMLMTKSSWYASFYNYLGRVQTNSRAKLAWSIYYPQIKTVNTVINIIPAKTDNAKLNAQRGQALALRGYFYFMLARMYGPTYVGNEAKLSVPLYTEVVYVGKARSTVAQVYTQIQADLEESVELLEGFQRKNKDGLDQSIAQAFLADVYLEMGKYPQAADLAHKARQNYTLLSKDDWNNGFYDMTTGNETMWGATITEAQSSFVASFFGHFDNTNGQGYAGGLQVYKNIDKNLYESISDTDYRKAAFVSPTTGNATYPSLPAYANTKFRDKTTTAGDYIYMRSAALYYIEAEALARSGNEGSAKQVLYDITVTRDPAYVLSTKTGAALINEIILQKRIELWGEGYAWFDMKRLHVGLTRDYPGTNHPAFGKLNIPATDNRFIFQVPQAEVDANPLIVQSPL from the coding sequence ATGAAAAAATTATTAATATTATCAATGTCTCTGTTGGTACTCACTGGTTGCTCAAAAGATTTTCTTGACACCAAACCAGAATCAACAATAACTGACGAACAACTTGCAACATCTGCCGATGCAAATCAAGCAATTATCGCTGGAGTATATTCAGCCTTAAGATCTTTCGGTCTATCTAACTCAGCTAGTCACGAAGATTACGGTCATAAATCTATTCTTGTTGCGACAGACATGATGTCTAACGATATGTTGATGACTAAGTCAAGTTGGTACGCATCTTTCTATAATTACTTAGGAAGAGTACAAACCAACTCAAGAGCAAAATTAGCCTGGAGTATTTATTACCCACAAATTAAAACTGTAAACACAGTAATTAATATTATCCCAGCTAAGACTGACAATGCAAAACTAAATGCACAACGAGGACAAGCTTTAGCTTTAAGAGGCTATTTTTACTTTATGTTAGCACGTATGTATGGCCCTACTTATGTTGGTAATGAAGCCAAACTATCTGTTCCTCTTTACACTGAAGTAGTTTATGTTGGTAAAGCAAGATCTACTGTTGCTCAAGTTTATACTCAAATTCAAGCTGATTTGGAAGAATCTGTTGAATTACTTGAAGGTTTTCAGCGTAAAAACAAAGATGGATTAGACCAATCTATAGCACAAGCATTTTTAGCTGATGTTTACCTAGAAATGGGGAAATATCCACAAGCTGCTGATTTAGCTCATAAAGCGAGACAAAACTACACTTTACTTAGTAAAGATGATTGGAACAATGGATTCTACGATATGACTACTGGTAATGAAACAATGTGGGGAGCAACAATCACTGAGGCACAGAGTAGTTTCGTAGCAAGTTTCTTCGGTCATTTCGACAATACAAATGGTCAAGGATACGCTGGAGGTCTACAGGTATACAAAAACATAGATAAAAATCTTTACGAAAGTATTTCGGATACTGATTATAGAAAAGCTGCATTTGTATCACCTACTACTGGAAATGCAACTTATCCTTCGTTACCAGCATATGCTAATACAAAATTCAGAGATAAAACTACTACTGCAGGAGATTATATCTATATGAGATCTGCCGCTTTATATTATATTGAAGCTGAAGCTTTAGCAAGATCAGGAAATGAAGGATCTGCAAAACAAGTTTTATATGACATAACAGTTACAAGAGATCCTGCATATGTTTTATCTACAAAAACAGGAGCTGCTTTAATCAATGAAATCATTCTTCAAAAAAGAATTGAATTATGGGGAGAAGGTTATGCTTGGTTTGACATGAAACGTTTACATGTTGGTCTTACCAGAGATTATCCTGGAACAAATCACCCTGCTTTCGGAAAATTAAACATCCCTGCAACAGATAATAGATTTATCTTCCAGGTTCCTCAAGCGGAAGTTGATGCAAATCCACTAATTGTACAAAGCCCACTATAA
- the rlmB gene encoding 23S rRNA (guanosine(2251)-2'-O)-methyltransferase RlmB: MEKEHQIFGIRAIIEAIQAGKEVDKVFIQKEISGELMKDLMKVMKRANINFSYVPVEKLNRLTPNNHQGAVATISPIGFIELEHLVESTIESGSKPLFLILDQISDARNFGAIIRTAECTGVNGIIVQKAGSAPVNGDTVKTSAGAVFNVPICKVEHIKDAIFYLQGSGIKTVAATEKTDQNIYDIALNEPVAIIMGSEDRGINPSVLKIVDEKAKLPMFGTIGSLNVSVACGAFLYEAVRQRS, encoded by the coding sequence ATGGAAAAAGAACATCAAATATTTGGAATTAGAGCCATTATAGAAGCAATTCAAGCAGGAAAAGAAGTTGATAAAGTATTTATACAAAAAGAAATTTCTGGAGAATTAATGAAAGACTTAATGAAAGTGATGAAACGCGCTAACATTAATTTCTCTTACGTACCTGTAGAAAAACTAAATAGACTAACTCCAAACAATCACCAGGGAGCCGTTGCGACAATCTCCCCTATTGGTTTTATAGAATTAGAACATTTAGTTGAATCAACTATTGAATCAGGCTCAAAACCATTATTTTTAATATTAGACCAAATCTCTGATGCCAGAAATTTTGGAGCCATAATCAGAACAGCTGAATGTACCGGAGTAAACGGAATCATTGTTCAAAAAGCCGGCTCAGCACCTGTAAATGGTGATACTGTAAAAACATCAGCCGGAGCAGTTTTTAATGTACCTATTTGTAAAGTTGAACATATTAAAGATGCTATATTTTATCTTCAGGGTTCAGGAATAAAAACCGTTGCTGCAACCGAAAAAACAGATCAAAACATTTACGATATAGCTTTAAACGAGCCCGTAGCAATTATCATGGGATCTGAGGACAGAGGAATAAACCCATCTGTACTTAAAATTGTTGATGAAAAAGCAAAATTACCAATGTTTGGAACAATAGGATCTCTAAACGTTTCGGTAGCTTGTGGAGCATTTCTATACGAAGCCGTTCGTCAAAGAAGTTAA
- a CDS encoding DUF2490 domain-containing protein: protein MSSKFTHNISLKKNTLILVISLITSISYAQTTTYNQFWNEFQFNHTINEKWSTELNLGAAYSSTESSSNIFQQNIQRSARIWGHYYLSPRWKLSSFIAYNFNKDVPEIGQFKSPEVRFALQGIYYFHKTGYTLSTRMRMELRHMRNEEGTYDNVLRYRQQVKYLKPINSKILREGVVYAIASDELFFKSGTKVTGLSFFDRNRLNIGAGYLFTDDIQVELTYANEYLPRDEGNQIVNAASLTISFNNFFENLKKKLSHKHEEVNED from the coding sequence ATGTCTTCAAAATTTACTCATAACATATCACTTAAAAAAAATACTCTTATACTTGTAATTTCTCTAATTACAAGTATAAGCTATGCTCAAACAACTACCTACAATCAGTTTTGGAATGAATTTCAATTCAACCACACCATAAATGAAAAATGGTCAACTGAATTAAACCTTGGAGCCGCTTATAGCAGCACCGAATCTTCTTCTAATATTTTTCAACAAAACATTCAGAGATCAGCCAGAATTTGGGGACATTATTATCTTTCTCCACGCTGGAAACTCTCTTCTTTTATAGCATATAATTTTAACAAAGACGTTCCGGAAATAGGACAATTTAAATCTCCCGAAGTTAGATTCGCTCTTCAGGGGATTTATTATTTTCACAAAACCGGCTATACATTAAGTACCAGAATGAGAATGGAACTTAGACATATGCGAAACGAAGAAGGTACTTATGACAATGTTCTGAGATATCGTCAACAAGTAAAATATCTAAAACCAATCAATAGTAAAATTCTTCGTGAAGGTGTAGTTTATGCAATAGCATCAGATGAACTATTCTTTAAATCGGGAACAAAAGTAACAGGCCTCAGCTTCTTTGACCGAAACAGACTTAATATTGGAGCGGGCTATTTATTCACAGATGATATACAAGTAGAACTAACATATGCTAACGAATATCTTCCCAGAGACGAGGGGAATCAAATCGTTAATGCGGCATCATTAACGATTAGTTTCAATAATTTTTTTGAAAATCTAAAGAAAAAGTTATCACACAAACATGAAGAAGTAAATGAAGACTAA
- a CDS encoding rhomboid family intramembrane serine protease, which yields MNDNHFKFTTAVIGLPVFFVLFLWIVYWVQIRFDFDFYQNGIYPRDFAGLQGVLFSPFIHENLSHLYNNSIPLLVLLAALQFFYPKQSFSVIVYGILFSGLITWIIGRENFHIGASGLIYVLVSFIFFKGIQTRYYRLVALSFAVTLLYGGMIWYVFPDVDKTISWEGHLAGFITGFAMSLFYKTPEYAKPIVYDWQKPDFNPEDDAFMKHFDENGNFVNTEIPEEEEYLSTYFNSDVSINYIVTKTESGDKI from the coding sequence ATGAACGACAACCACTTTAAGTTTACGACTGCTGTTATAGGTCTTCCTGTTTTTTTTGTCCTTTTTTTGTGGATTGTTTATTGGGTTCAAATTCGGTTTGATTTTGATTTTTATCAAAACGGAATTTACCCTCGTGATTTTGCAGGTTTACAGGGTGTTTTGTTTAGTCCTTTTATTCACGAAAACTTAAGTCATTTATATAATAATTCAATTCCACTTTTGGTTTTGTTGGCAGCACTTCAGTTTTTTTATCCCAAACAATCTTTTAGTGTTATCGTTTATGGCATTTTGTTTTCCGGATTAATAACCTGGATTATCGGACGTGAAAATTTCCATATCGGCGCAAGCGGATTAATTTATGTTTTGGTAAGTTTTATATTTTTCAAAGGAATTCAAACTCGATATTATCGTTTAGTTGCACTTTCGTTTGCAGTAACTTTACTTTATGGGGGAATGATTTGGTACGTTTTTCCAGACGTAGATAAAACGATTTCTTGGGAAGGACATTTGGCAGGTTTTATTACTGGATTTGCAATGTCTTTATTTTATAAAACGCCTGAATATGCAAAACCTATTGTTTATGATTGGCAAAAGCCTGATTTTAATCCAGAAGATGATGCTTTTATGAAACACTTTGACGAGAATGGGAATTTTGTTAATACCGAAATTCCAGAAGAGGAGGAGTACTTGTCTACTTATTTTAATTCAGATGTTTCGATTAATTATATTGTAACCAAAACAGAATCAGGTGATAAAATCTAG
- a CDS encoding replication-associated recombination protein A, whose protein sequence is MEAPLAERIRPQQLEDYISQSHLVGPNGSLTQQISKGIIPSLIFWGPPGTGKTTLAQIIAQESKRPFYILSAINSGVKDIRDVIEKAKQSGGLFTAKNPILFIDEIHRFSKSQQDSLLAAVEKGWITLIGATTENPSFEVIPALLSRCQVYILNAFTKADLESLLHRAMKTDTYLASKNITLKETEALLRLSGGDGRKLLNIFELVINASAGDEIIITNDRVFELVQQNTVLYDKSGEQHYDIVSAFIKSIRGSDPNGAVYWLARMIEGGEDVKFIARRMLILSSEDIGNANPTAFIMANNTFQAVTTIGYPESRIILSQCAIYLATSPKSNASYMAIGNAQQLVKQTGDLPVPIHLRNAPTKLMKELGYGDDYKYSHDYANNFAEQEFLPDAIKKTVLYNPGNNSRENSNREFLKNRWKDKYGY, encoded by the coding sequence ATGGAAGCACCTTTAGCCGAGCGTATTCGCCCACAGCAATTAGAAGATTACATCAGTCAAAGTCATTTGGTTGGTCCAAATGGTTCGTTAACACAACAGATTTCAAAAGGAATTATTCCGTCATTGATCTTTTGGGGACCTCCGGGAACTGGAAAAACAACTTTGGCTCAAATTATTGCGCAGGAATCCAAACGTCCTTTTTATATATTGAGTGCAATTAATTCAGGAGTTAAAGATATACGTGATGTAATTGAAAAAGCGAAACAAAGCGGCGGATTATTTACAGCCAAAAATCCTATTTTATTTATTGATGAGATTCATCGTTTTAGCAAATCACAGCAAGATTCACTTTTGGCAGCTGTAGAAAAAGGCTGGATAACACTTATTGGCGCAACGACCGAAAACCCAAGTTTTGAAGTCATTCCTGCATTATTGTCACGTTGTCAAGTCTACATACTAAATGCCTTTACAAAAGCCGATTTAGAATCTCTATTGCATCGCGCAATGAAAACGGACACTTATCTCGCTTCTAAAAATATTACGCTAAAAGAAACTGAAGCATTACTCCGACTTTCTGGCGGAGATGGCCGAAAATTGCTGAACATTTTTGAACTTGTTATAAATGCTTCCGCTGGTGATGAAATTATCATTACCAATGATCGTGTTTTTGAATTAGTACAGCAAAATACTGTTTTGTATGACAAAAGTGGCGAACAACATTATGATATCGTTTCGGCATTTATTAAATCAATTCGCGGAAGCGATCCTAACGGAGCAGTATATTGGCTTGCCAGAATGATTGAAGGCGGAGAAGATGTGAAATTTATTGCCCGAAGAATGCTAATTCTCTCAAGCGAGGATATTGGAAATGCAAATCCTACCGCTTTTATTATGGCAAACAATACATTTCAAGCTGTGACAACTATTGGATATCCTGAAAGCCGAATTATATTAAGTCAATGTGCTATTTATTTAGCTACTTCGCCAAAAAGTAATGCGTCTTATATGGCGATTGGAAATGCGCAACAACTCGTTAAACAAACTGGTGATTTACCCGTACCAATTCATTTAAGAAATGCCCCAACCAAACTTATGAAAGAATTAGGTTATGGTGATGATTATAAATATTCGCACGATTATGCCAATAATTTTGCCGAACAAGAATTTTTGCCTGACGCCATAAAAAAAACGGTTCTTTACAATCCGGGAAACAATTCTAGAGAGAATAGCAACCGCGAATTTTTAAAGAACCGTTGGAAAGATAAATATGGTTATTAA